One window of the Maridesulfovibrio frigidus DSM 17176 genome contains the following:
- a CDS encoding YbgA family protein has translation MVMLENEMGGKIKLGIAKCLLGHKVRYDGSQKLDRFLRDTLGRYVEWVPVCPEVETGMPIPREAVRLVGEIDSPRLVGRKSGEDWTDRMQKWGAMRLQQLEEQGTCGYVFKYGSPSSGMARVKVYSENGMPRLEGSGLWARMVMDRFPQLPFEDDGRLHDPRLRENFISRVFTLKRWREAMANGRTVGKLVEFHTRHKMLIMAHNEVVYRAMGKLVAQAGVAKTDETFQQYFEMLFKALSYKHTVSKNVNVLTHAVGYFKKDLVSSEKVELLELIGQYQKELVPLIVPMTMINHYVRKYGKEYLDKQYYLHPYPAELMLRNHV, from the coding sequence ATGGTTATGCTAGAAAACGAGATGGGCGGTAAAATAAAGCTAGGAATCGCTAAGTGTCTTCTTGGACATAAAGTTAGATATGATGGATCGCAAAAGCTTGATAGATTCCTTCGCGATACGCTGGGTAGGTATGTGGAGTGGGTGCCTGTTTGTCCAGAAGTTGAAACCGGTATGCCTATCCCTCGTGAAGCTGTAAGACTTGTTGGTGAGATTGATTCGCCCCGGCTTGTTGGACGCAAATCCGGTGAAGACTGGACTGATCGAATGCAGAAGTGGGGAGCGATGCGTCTGCAACAACTCGAAGAGCAAGGTACTTGCGGATATGTCTTTAAATATGGTTCACCGTCTAGCGGAATGGCCCGTGTTAAAGTTTATAGTGAAAATGGGATGCCTCGACTCGAAGGGAGTGGACTATGGGCTCGCATGGTTATGGACCGCTTTCCGCAGTTACCATTCGAAGATGATGGTCGGCTTCATGATCCTCGATTAAGAGAAAATTTCATATCAAGAGTGTTCACGCTCAAGCGTTGGCGCGAAGCCATGGCAAATGGGCGGACAGTTGGGAAGCTTGTCGAGTTTCACACAAGACACAAGATGTTGATTATGGCCCATAATGAGGTTGTTTATCGCGCTATGGGCAAGCTTGTAGCTCAAGCCGGTGTTGCTAAAACCGATGAAACTTTCCAGCAATATTTTGAGATGCTTTTTAAAGCTCTTTCCTACAAACACACTGTGAGCAAAAATGTAAATGTCCTTACTCATGCCGTGGGTTATTTCAAAAAGGATTTGGTCTCATCCGAGAAAGTCGAGTTGCTTGAACTCATTGGTCAGTATCAGAAAGAACTTGTCCCCCTTATCGTCCCCATGACAATGATCAACCATTATGTCCGGAAGTATGGGAAAGAGTATTTGGATAAGCAATATTACCTGCATCCATATCCCGCAGAACTTATGTTGAGAAATCATGTCTGA
- a CDS encoding adenosylcobalamin-dependent ribonucleoside-diphosphate reductase: MTEHSVITRESAKMALEEHTRFQETVSSKKYQIRDRKGRLQEHSFTDVKHRLCREYLKQSKFDKQENQQVCEMLQSGRFIPAGSILSGLGNDYIKCSLSNCYLAKIESDSLEGIFEAQKKLARTYSYRGGSGVDITILRPSGDPVNNAAVTSSGAVSFMPLFSELTNTIGQNGRRGALMISLDIRHPDTRRFIWCKSKPEEIFGVDSLTGKTQDVFGANISVKITDEFMQAVEEDKDWTFIFPDRVKITGKICDSDTLQLLPEVYDALDPQVGDRLEAEIVYKVISVDPKKHLIKVQPHLPENDDQAVLPSDTLTFILTRRRNETSDIFDPIKSVYNDIWDGDYSSWKDLNLPFKPYETVSARKLLEEISDSAWQSGDPGILYQDTTQRNTPGTYIDPLRLKPMSTNPCGEQSLSYWNNCLLGAMVLYRYVANPFTKEAKFDADLFHNDLARTMAFMDTMSDFNQDKHPLQKHRDADKYGKRIGIEFTGLGDMLAMMGMRYGSEESISFVKNILRDKAITEISISADIAERLGVVEALKDPAARTRFLECPYIVNLDLPKKLQTKIMKVGLRHTAFNTVGPSGSISIMSDNCTSGIEPAFLFSYTRETRLEAGKVFEFIHMPPLKWMIETNQEELFGKYTAMQLKEKLNYVQSDELDYMDRIRMQSAIQEYTDSSISSTINLSEDTPKETIFQIYLEAWKHNLKGVTVFRNGCKKGVLSKKEEAKEADPTMLGQNPSLFERELGDIERAERHRVTWKGSKMYIIVSLDDSGNPIEIFVKLPKEAGMTGSGIYNEQVFQEKYSLWETITRLISMLLRVGMPIDRILTQLERSSYNIIDASAIISRILRQYISLDMDDQTIVSKGLGSPCPECGQNAYVPEGGCKICKACGYTTCG, from the coding sequence ATGACTGAACACTCCGTTATCACCCGCGAATCAGCTAAGATGGCCCTTGAAGAACACACACGTTTTCAAGAAACAGTTAGCTCAAAAAAATATCAAATCCGTGACCGCAAAGGGCGCCTTCAAGAGCACTCTTTTACTGACGTCAAACACAGGCTTTGCCGCGAATATTTAAAACAGTCCAAATTTGATAAGCAAGAGAACCAACAGGTATGTGAAATGCTCCAGTCCGGACGCTTCATACCTGCCGGTTCCATTTTATCCGGGTTAGGTAACGACTATATAAAATGCTCCCTCAGCAATTGCTATTTAGCCAAGATCGAATCCGACTCTTTGGAAGGAATCTTTGAGGCTCAAAAAAAACTTGCCAGGACCTATTCCTACCGTGGAGGCAGCGGGGTCGACATCACAATATTGCGCCCTTCGGGAGACCCTGTAAATAATGCTGCGGTCACTTCCTCCGGAGCTGTCAGCTTCATGCCTCTTTTCAGTGAATTAACGAACACCATAGGTCAAAACGGCAGACGCGGCGCGCTCATGATATCTCTGGACATCAGGCACCCTGACACTCGTCGTTTCATCTGGTGCAAAAGTAAACCTGAAGAAATATTTGGAGTTGATTCCCTCACGGGCAAAACTCAAGATGTATTCGGGGCAAATATCAGCGTCAAAATTACTGATGAGTTCATGCAGGCCGTTGAAGAAGACAAGGACTGGACCTTTATTTTTCCCGACCGTGTAAAAATAACAGGTAAAATATGTGATTCCGACACCTTACAGCTTCTTCCAGAAGTATATGACGCCCTTGATCCGCAAGTAGGAGATCGTCTTGAGGCTGAGATTGTCTACAAAGTAATTTCCGTTGATCCAAAAAAACATTTGATCAAGGTCCAGCCGCATCTTCCAGAGAATGATGATCAAGCTGTTCTTCCTAGCGATACACTGACCTTCATCCTTACTAGGCGTCGCAACGAGACTTCAGACATATTCGATCCTATAAAGTCCGTATATAATGATATCTGGGACGGCGACTACAGCAGTTGGAAGGATCTTAACCTTCCTTTCAAACCGTATGAAACAGTCAGCGCGCGTAAACTGCTCGAAGAAATCAGCGATTCTGCGTGGCAGTCAGGTGATCCGGGCATCCTTTATCAGGATACAACACAGCGCAATACCCCCGGTACATATATTGATCCCCTACGGCTCAAGCCCATGTCCACCAATCCGTGTGGCGAGCAAAGCCTTAGCTACTGGAACAATTGCCTTCTCGGCGCCATGGTTTTGTATAGGTATGTAGCCAACCCCTTTACCAAAGAAGCTAAATTCGACGCGGATCTATTTCACAACGACCTAGCCCGGACAATGGCCTTTATGGATACTATGTCCGACTTCAATCAGGATAAGCATCCTCTCCAGAAACACCGCGATGCGGATAAGTATGGAAAAAGAATCGGTATAGAATTTACTGGGCTAGGAGACATGCTGGCAATGATGGGCATGCGCTACGGAAGTGAAGAATCCATATCCTTTGTCAAAAATATTCTGCGGGATAAAGCCATAACCGAAATATCCATCAGTGCGGATATTGCCGAGCGCTTAGGAGTTGTTGAGGCTTTAAAGGACCCAGCAGCTAGAACCCGTTTTCTGGAATGCCCTTACATCGTAAACCTAGATTTACCCAAAAAATTACAGACTAAAATAATGAAAGTGGGTCTTCGCCATACGGCCTTTAATACAGTTGGACCATCAGGTTCCATTTCCATTATGTCTGATAATTGCACCTCAGGAATCGAACCGGCGTTCCTTTTCAGTTACACCAGAGAAACCCGCCTTGAAGCTGGAAAAGTTTTTGAATTCATTCATATGCCTCCATTGAAATGGATGATCGAAACAAATCAGGAAGAGTTGTTCGGCAAATATACCGCCATGCAGCTTAAAGAAAAATTAAATTACGTCCAGTCCGATGAACTCGATTACATGGACCGTATCCGCATGCAGTCCGCGATTCAGGAATACACGGACAGTTCCATTTCTTCGACCATCAACCTTTCCGAAGATACGCCCAAGGAAACCATATTCCAAATTTACCTTGAAGCATGGAAGCACAACCTCAAGGGGGTAACGGTCTTCCGTAACGGTTGTAAAAAAGGTGTTCTGAGCAAGAAAGAAGAGGCGAAAGAGGCCGATCCGACCATGCTGGGCCAAAACCCCTCTCTATTTGAAAGAGAGTTAGGTGATATCGAACGAGCCGAGCGGCACCGGGTTACGTGGAAAGGGTCCAAGATGTATATCATCGTATCCTTAGATGATTCCGGCAACCCTATAGAAATATTTGTCAAACTTCCGAAAGAAGCGGGCATGACGGGCTCTGGAATCTACAACGAGCAGGTCTTTCAGGAAAAATATTCTCTATGGGAAACCATCACACGTTTGATCAGTATGCTTCTTCGCGTCGGCATGCCCATCGACCGAATACTCACGCAGCTAGAACGCTCCAGCTACAATATAATTGATGCATCTGCGATCATTTCCCGCATCCTGCGCCAATACATATCATTAGATATGGATGATCAGACCATCGTATCCAAAGGACTAGGAAGCCCCTGTCCTGAGTGCGGCCAAAATGCATATGTACCAGAGGGCGGATGCAAAATCTGCAAAGCTTGCGGCTACACGACCTGTGGCTAA
- the kamA gene encoding lysine 2,3-aminomutase: MTVYTERQEELAGVIDIKSSKSDWTDWKWHVRNTIKTVSSFEKALGITFSDSERKQHEMTLRKFPLGITPYYLSLIDVEDYKNDPVFLQSFPSPKELIIERCDMSDPLHEDEDSPVPGITHRYPDRVLFHVSNLCSMYCRHCTRKRKVGDQDSIPSRQQLEQGIEYIRNTPQVRDVLLSGGDPLMLSDEKLDWLLTKIREIEHVEVVRIGTRMPVVLPYRITDDLVNMLKKHHPVWVNTHFNHPREVTDSSRRALAKLADVGIPLGNQSVLLAGVNDCPRLIKTLSHKLVKSRVRPYYLYQCDLSEGLSHFRTPVGKGIEIMESLRGHTSGFAVPTYVVDAPGGGGKIPVMPNYIISWASNKVVLRNYEGVITTYTEPESYECNYCDRNCADCNLQLKEDDAEEKAIGVQKLISDWDETLSLTPEDTERMERNSNVA; the protein is encoded by the coding sequence ATGACCGTTTATACAGAACGACAGGAAGAATTGGCTGGTGTTATTGATATTAAATCCTCGAAGTCCGATTGGACCGATTGGAAATGGCATGTTCGTAATACTATTAAAACTGTTTCTAGTTTTGAAAAAGCCCTCGGAATTACATTTAGTGATAGTGAAAGAAAGCAACATGAGATGACCTTGCGGAAATTCCCTTTGGGGATCACTCCTTATTACCTTTCACTGATCGATGTAGAGGATTATAAAAATGATCCTGTCTTCTTGCAGTCATTCCCAAGTCCTAAAGAGCTCATAATAGAACGGTGTGATATGTCTGATCCGTTGCATGAGGACGAAGACAGTCCCGTGCCCGGAATTACCCATCGTTACCCAGACCGCGTGCTTTTCCATGTAAGTAATCTTTGTTCCATGTATTGCAGGCATTGCACTCGCAAGCGTAAGGTTGGCGATCAGGATTCTATTCCTTCTCGGCAGCAACTTGAGCAGGGGATAGAATATATCCGCAACACTCCACAGGTACGTGACGTACTCCTTTCCGGCGGCGATCCGCTCATGCTTTCCGACGAGAAGCTGGATTGGCTTCTCACCAAGATTCGCGAGATTGAGCATGTGGAAGTTGTACGCATCGGAACCCGTATGCCTGTTGTGCTTCCTTATCGCATTACTGATGACCTTGTGAACATGCTTAAGAAGCATCATCCAGTCTGGGTTAATACTCATTTCAATCATCCCCGCGAAGTGACCGATTCATCCAGAAGAGCTCTTGCTAAACTTGCTGATGTCGGCATCCCTTTAGGTAACCAAAGTGTACTGCTGGCAGGTGTTAACGACTGTCCTCGATTGATCAAAACATTAAGTCATAAGCTAGTTAAGAGCCGCGTTCGCCCTTACTACCTGTACCAGTGTGATCTTTCCGAAGGGCTAAGTCATTTCAGGACTCCTGTTGGGAAAGGCATCGAGATTATGGAAAGCTTGCGCGGGCATACCAGTGGCTTTGCCGTGCCTACTTATGTTGTGGATGCTCCGGGTGGTGGCGGTAAGATTCCGGTCATGCCTAACTATATAATTTCATGGGCTAGCAATAAGGTTGTGCTACGAAATTATGAAGGAGTCATTACTACATATACTGAGCCTGAGTCTTATGAGTGCAACTATTGCGATAGGAACTGCGCCGATTGTAACCTTCAGCTCAAAGAAGATGATGCGGAAGAAAAGGC
- a CDS encoding ferredoxin-thioredoxin reductase catalytic domain-containing protein — translation MNQSEENQKLILNYVEKNCVRTGLQTHPMPDVTEAVVGGLTNHLNLLKRPLCPCQFYPDKQEAVQERTWLCPCDDMKQYKYCHCLLFVNSEGNPITEHLPKDHDGLTTYGLVADPAPEKGRKGQHRPTEIKTAEAKTVSP, via the coding sequence ATGAACCAATCTGAAGAGAATCAAAAACTGATACTCAATTATGTAGAAAAAAACTGTGTACGTACCGGACTACAGACACACCCCATGCCGGATGTAACTGAAGCAGTTGTTGGCGGCCTTACCAACCATTTGAATCTGTTGAAGAGGCCCCTATGTCCCTGCCAGTTCTATCCTGACAAACAGGAAGCGGTGCAGGAGCGGACCTGGCTCTGCCCTTGTGACGACATGAAACAGTATAAATACTGCCACTGTCTGCTCTTTGTTAATTCAGAAGGAAATCCCATAACTGAGCACCTTCCTAAAGACCATGACGGGCTGACCACTTACGGCCTTGTTGCTGATCCCGCACCGGAAAAAGGGCGCAAAGGACAACACCGACCTACCGAAATTAAAACGGCTGAAGCTAAAACTGTTTCTCCGTAA
- a CDS encoding PAS domain S-box protein: MSADDHGSLDRLSEQISEVFESFSDFILFTDGAGFICSANPPAVEFFDGPLCERSLWSILGVDVSDIKEFVKLYAAENVYEIPYGDGGGSFSLRLIPLCGPFCSEGYVAVVTNNAPFVELHETYEERIEDNIAALDDSVSLFNALFEVAHDSTILTDSSFRILTSNPASEKAFGRRATLSGNSCLNIFSAASSVVVREYFENCTAELPVPFDDLLTAINSSGKEISVELTLHKVRLQSDIVFHLVLRDMTNIQRLETGLEETREQVDGMNVALRTVIESVEEEKRDMHEDFSQQVREQINPALDRMIKEPLPQMRKSFGKFIKERLSALAGESGDQFEDLLLQLTPREIEICRYIEAGKGSEHTAELLAISTDTVRTHRKNIRRKLGLRGTGTSLISYLKHQVSS; the protein is encoded by the coding sequence TTGAGTGCAGACGATCATGGAAGTTTAGACAGGCTGTCTGAGCAAATATCAGAAGTCTTTGAATCTTTTTCAGATTTTATTCTATTCACTGACGGTGCAGGTTTTATCTGTTCCGCCAATCCTCCTGCTGTGGAATTTTTTGACGGGCCTCTATGTGAGCGCAGTCTCTGGAGTATTCTGGGGGTAGATGTTTCAGATATTAAAGAGTTTGTGAAGCTATATGCCGCTGAAAACGTTTACGAAATACCTTATGGGGACGGTGGCGGTAGCTTTTCGCTGCGCCTTATCCCTCTTTGCGGTCCATTTTGTTCAGAAGGATATGTAGCTGTTGTTACAAACAACGCGCCGTTTGTTGAATTGCATGAAACGTATGAAGAGCGTATTGAGGATAATATTGCAGCCCTTGATGACAGTGTCTCTCTTTTTAATGCCTTATTTGAAGTTGCGCACGATTCTACAATACTTACCGATTCTTCTTTTAGAATACTGACCTCGAATCCTGCCTCAGAGAAGGCTTTCGGGCGGCGGGCAACTCTGTCCGGTAACAGCTGTTTAAATATTTTTAGTGCCGCTTCCTCTGTTGTTGTTCGGGAATATTTTGAGAACTGCACAGCTGAGCTTCCGGTTCCTTTCGATGATCTGCTCACAGCAATCAATAGTAGCGGTAAAGAAATTTCTGTCGAGTTAACTTTACACAAAGTGCGCTTGCAGTCCGATATAGTTTTTCATCTGGTGTTGCGCGACATGACAAATATACAACGCCTTGAGACTGGCCTTGAAGAAACCCGCGAGCAGGTGGATGGGATGAATGTGGCTTTGCGCACGGTGATTGAGTCTGTGGAAGAAGAAAAGCGAGATATGCACGAAGATTTTTCTCAGCAGGTTCGGGAGCAGATCAACCCCGCGCTGGATAGAATGATTAAAGAGCCTCTTCCTCAAATGCGCAAAAGTTTCGGAAAGTTTATTAAGGAGCGTCTATCCGCTCTGGCTGGAGAAAGCGGGGATCAGTTCGAAGATCTATTGCTACAGTTGACTCCTCGTGAAATCGAAATATGTCGCTATATTGAAGCAGGAAAGGGTAGCGAGCATACTGCGGAGTTGTTAGCTATCTCGACTGATACCGTTCGTACCCATCGTAAAAATATTCGCCGCAAACTTGGATTGCGCGGCACGGGTACTTCTCTTATTTCCTACCTTAAGCATCAGGTCAGCTCTTAA
- a CDS encoding glycosyltransferase, whose protein sequence is MKVGYYLSDLTLTGGTKVINQHLRILDASDYDVSFFAKRILTEYKFKKNCVLIEDPAEMIGQVDVVIATRLSDFKECLKSGLGRVVMFYQRYELDDLQSYYSEKGKLDKYSSFLGRLFLKVKFALQKFNIERTYRSGGFSWTPCHTVAHKLDNKFHVNYEFIRNTVNLSLFDCATPNSGAVPSVLSIGDYRLGRKNIVRIFEAVRIIKQKMDINFIRVSPSQIYEEEIESGIVDEYYSQLDDDGMNKIYDKSDIVVAASLSEGFGMPALEGMAAGCVCVLSDIPAHNMFHELCEEQIGPYALYFDPESTVTLVENLQKALNHNGCKELLENGKKVAQSYVPELQKKDLLAALDKLK, encoded by the coding sequence ATGAAGGTTGGTTATTACCTATCAGATTTAACATTAACAGGTGGAACCAAGGTTATTAACCAACATCTGCGAATTTTAGATGCGTCTGACTATGATGTATCGTTTTTTGCTAAGCGAATTTTAACTGAGTATAAATTTAAAAAAAACTGTGTTCTTATTGAAGATCCCGCTGAAATGATTGGGCAGGTTGACGTTGTTATTGCAACGAGACTTTCAGACTTTAAAGAATGTCTTAAATCTGGGTTAGGGCGAGTTGTGATGTTTTATCAGCGCTACGAATTAGACGATTTGCAAAGCTACTACTCTGAAAAAGGAAAACTCGACAAGTATTCATCTTTTCTTGGACGTTTGTTTTTGAAGGTGAAGTTTGCATTACAGAAGTTTAATATCGAAAGAACTTACAGGTCTGGTGGATTCTCTTGGACCCCATGCCATACTGTGGCACATAAATTAGATAATAAATTTCATGTAAATTATGAGTTCATCAGGAATACAGTAAATCTTTCGTTGTTTGATTGTGCTACTCCCAATAGTGGAGCCGTTCCTTCTGTCTTGAGTATTGGAGATTACCGCCTTGGGCGTAAAAATATAGTACGTATTTTTGAGGCCGTGCGCATAATTAAGCAGAAAATGGACATCAATTTTATCCGTGTTTCTCCTTCACAGATTTATGAAGAGGAAATTGAATCAGGGATTGTCGACGAATATTATTCCCAACTTGATGACGATGGTATGAACAAAATTTATGACAAGAGTGATATTGTTGTTGCTGCTTCACTTTCAGAAGGATTTGGTATGCCCGCATTGGAAGGTATGGCCGCAGGTTGCGTCTGTGTTCTATCAGATATTCCCGCTCATAATATGTTTCATGAGTTGTGCGAGGAGCAGATTGGCCCATATGCATTATACTTTGATCCTGAATCAACAGTAACCCTTGTTGAGAACCTGCAGAAGGCTTTGAACCATAACGGGTGCAAAGAACTTTTGGAAAATGGTAAAAAAGTTGCGCAATCTTACGTCCCTGAATTGCAAAAAAAGGACTTGTTAGCTGCGTTGGACAAATTGAAGTGA